A window of Streptomyces broussonetiae genomic DNA:
TCACCGAGCCGCTTGTGGAACACCCCGGCGGCCTTGCCGCTGCGGAAGACGATCTCCTTGCCATTCACCTTCTCGGTGCGCCCCACCACAGCGCGGGGCGGCGCAGCGGCCAGCAGACCGTCCGCCTCCCGCAGAGCAGCCTGCCGCAGCGTGACCTCCCATGCCTGCTGCGCACGCTCCAGCGTGTCGTAGTCGTCACCGATGGTCCGCAGCCCCGCGAGCAGACGCCGCATCCTGCCGTCGACGGCGTGCAGGAACCGCGCCGAGGGCCGCTCACCCTTGTCCCGCGGGAGCGGCTCGCCGCCACAGGCACGGCGCAGGTCGGAGTGGAGGCCGTCCAGCACACGCGCAACCCGGTCGGCCTGATCCACACAGTCCAGGATGGGCTGGCGCAGCCACTCGTCGGCGGCGAGGAGGGACGCCACGGGCAGCGGCAGGCTGTCGGCGATGGCGTTCTCGACGACGGCGGACTGATTGCCGTACTCCAGCCCGCAGGTCTCGACACCCAGTGCGAAGTCGGCGGGCAGATACCGGTCCGCGAACAGCTGCCCCGTCTGCCGCAGCAGCACGGAGGTATACGGGCCGTCACCGTCCTGTGGAAGTGCGAGTGCCAGCAGCGCACCGAGTCCCTGCCACGCGGCACGACCCGAAGCGTGACGGCGTGGCCGTCGCGCCGACCGGCCCGCTTTCGGCTTGGCGAGGTGCATCCAGGCCGTGTGCGGCTCCTCCCCCGGCGTCAAAGCGAGCCGGTCCCCCGCACAGACGACCACCTGCCGTACACGCAGCCCCTGCTCGGTCTCGGCAGGGATCAGCCGGATCCGGCGGGAGGGGAAGGTGAGCAGATCCAGCAGACCCCCGGCAGGACGCACCGACCACTCAGGCCCGGCCGGCGACGTCGCTGCGCAGGAGGCCGGGCGTTCGTCCCACGCCCACTGCGGCCGATCCCCCGCAGCCAGCCCGTCGGGCAGCACGGGAGTGTTCAACAGCAGCGTCTCGTACAAGGTGCCACCGGTCGGCACGATCACACCGAACTGACCGAGCGGGCCCGTCGGATTGCCCGTCGTCTTGCCGTTCTTCGCCTGCCCGTCACCGACGGCTCCCGTCTTGATGGCGGCGGTGTCCCAGCAGTGGGCGTGCATCAGCCACAGCGCCGCCTGCGCGGGCGTCAGGTCCAAGTGGTCGGCCTCGCTGAGTGCGCTGAACAGCGGCACGTTGTTTCCCGACGCCACAGAGGGGACGAGCAACGTGGACGGCTTGGTTTCACCGTTCAGCGCTGTCAGGCCCGCCACTTGAGCGAACGGCCGACTGGAGAACAGCTCGAACCGGTCGCCGTAACGGGGGCCGAGGTAGTCGAGGAGCTTCTCCTTCTCCTCGGCCGAGAAGCCGCCCTGCGTGAACCGCTTGCCCCATTCACCGCGCGACCGCGGGACTCCCAGCGCGTCAAACACGATGGGCAGCAGCAACTGACGCAACACCGCAGGCAACATCGTCGGCACCGGAAGGTCCAGCCGCGCGAGACCGTGTGAACCGGTGAGCGCTTCCAGCAGGCCAACGGCCCGCACCTCGCCGTCCACGCCGGTGACAGGCAGCCAGGCTCCCCGGACCAGACCGTCGTCGTCTCCCATGATCCCCCTCCCCGGGCAAGCCAACACCCGCCCCAATTAGGCGAGTTGATGGTCTCCTGCACCGGTTCAACGGTGGCACAGAAGGCTGAATGCTTCAGCGGTTTACCGAAATTCACCGTGAAGGCAGGACATAACAAACCCGCTCGAACAAAAGGCCGACCGGTACGCTGCAAGACCGCGGCGTCCGCCCACTCCCCGCACGGCGCGCGGGGGTGTTCCCGCTGAATGCTTTACGTCGTCCCCGCACCCGCGGGGGCCAGGAACCACGGGCGGAACGCCGCTCCCCCGCCTCAACCCCGCTTCACCACCAGGCCCTCGGCATCGTCATACGACACCCGGGAACCACCCAGCTCAGCCCACCCACCCTCAAAGACCAGCGCCCGCGCATGCCGCAGCCACGGATGATCAACCCACCCCGGCAGCGCCCTCAGCCCGC
This region includes:
- the casA gene encoding type I-E CRISPR-associated protein Cse1/CasA, translating into MGDDDGLVRGAWLPVTGVDGEVRAVGLLEALTGSHGLARLDLPVPTMLPAVLRQLLLPIVFDALGVPRSRGEWGKRFTQGGFSAEEKEKLLDYLGPRYGDRFELFSSRPFAQVAGLTALNGETKPSTLLVPSVASGNNVPLFSALSEADHLDLTPAQAALWLMHAHCWDTAAIKTGAVGDGQAKNGKTTGNPTGPLGQFGVIVPTGGTLYETLLLNTPVLPDGLAAGDRPQWAWDERPASCAATSPAGPEWSVRPAGGLLDLLTFPSRRIRLIPAETEQGLRVRQVVVCAGDRLALTPGEEPHTAWMHLAKPKAGRSARRPRRHASGRAAWQGLGALLALALPQDGDGPYTSVLLRQTGQLFADRYLPADFALGVETCGLEYGNQSAVVENAIADSLPLPVASLLAADEWLRQPILDCVDQADRVARVLDGLHSDLRRACGGEPLPRDKGERPSARFLHAVDGRMRRLLAGLRTIGDDYDTLERAQQAWEVTLRQAALREADGLLAAAPPRAVVGRTEKVNGKEIVFRSGKAAGVFHKRLGEILTRTVDAATGEGEAA